The DNA region CGCGGATTTGCTCTTCGTACGTCTTTCGCTTCTTGCGCGGCTTTGCGGGCTCGGCTTCGTCGACATGAAACACTTCCTCACCCGAGTTTTCGAGCCATGAAAGCGCGACCGCGACGGCATGCTTGCAGAAGATGCCATCGCCACCCACCGGACAATCGCACTCGTACGTCAGCTCGCCGTCCTCGCCTGTGCCCAACTCGACGTTGTACCGGTGAGTGCCGCGGACGTTCGCGGTGAGTACGCCGTCGCGTTCCTCGAGCCGTGAAACCATGCCCTCGTGGAAATAGGCTTTACCTCGGGAAAAAGTCTTCTGGTCAGCAAGCGACTGGACTTCGACGAGCCTGATAACGTCATGAAAAGATGACTGGCGGGACATGGCACACATCGGTTCGCTTCTCTGCGTTAGTCAACGCGTGATTCTAACTTGGCGGGCGCGTCGCGCTGCCACGACGCCGTCTTCGCACTCTCGTGTCTGCACAACCGGCCATGGTCTGCGCGTCGGCGCTCTTCGATAAGAGTCATCCAACCATTCTAGTTTGGTAAAGGTGCGATACCTGGCGTCGAGCACGAACGTAACGGACATGGTCGCCGACGAACCAACTTGACGGTGAACGCGCCATCAAGCAGAAGTTCGATTGCGCCGCAGAACGCCACCGACGGTTCGTTTGCTATAGGTCGTCGATGTCGACCTTGACCGCAACCTCAACTGATTTCAGCCGTTCCTCAATATGGCCGTATTCGGAAGCTATGCTTTCTGCAAGCCGCAGCGCTACGCGATATCGTTTCCCACGGCGCGTTGCCTGCAGTGGCGATTTGTCTGCAAGTGAACCTCTGCGACCACCCAGAAAGAGATATTTCGACATTGGCGGCATCGCAGACGGAAGGCGTCTCAGAAGCTTCCCGAGCCGTCGCTGGTCGAGCGAATTGTCGGCAAGCACCGCGGGGAAGTACCGTTTCTGGTCAACTACAACTGCGAACACTTTTCCGCGTCGCTCCAATTCTAGAAGTCGGTCGCGGGATATGCCTTTTTGCTCGCAAAACTGCATTGGCGACAGAAGCTTCCCATGCCGCGCGAGTTGGCGACGCCTTTGACGCACCCGCCAAGCGGAGTTTTGCCACCGAATGCGGTTCCCGGGTACTGTCATTTCGGGAGCTGGCCCGCGATAAGCTTGCGCACAATCGTAACGACGTCGTCATCCGGCAGATAGTGCGTGGGCTCCGCGTCCCAGCCAGGCAGAATTCCTTCTACCCCGGCTCGTACCAATCCGTCGCGCGCGAAAATATCCAGCCGCACAACGATGGTCATCTCTGTGCCGTTCATGCGCCCGATAAAGACAGTAAAACATGGTCCGCGTGGCCGAGGGACGGTGTACCGCTCAACGCACATCTCAAGCACACGTAGCGATTCCTCCAACAGGCTAAATGGAGGACGGTCGTCGGGGATGACACAGCCTTCGATGTCGCAAACGTGCGTCAGTTCTTCCATGGTGCCATGGAAATCGCCGTCAAAAATCGAGATTCTCAGCATAGGACTGGTCTCAGAAGTTTTCGTACTTTATTGTTTTGCTTCCAACTTGGATTTTTCGGTGGATACGTCTCTTTCCGGTGCTCACAAGGGGCGCCATGGGAATCTGAGTTGTGCGTCCGGCGTTGTACTCGCGTGCGAGTCGTCCCGGCCACACTTCAATTCGGAGCTTCCGAAACGTCTGCGCGGCAATCACATCGAAGGGCGCAGCTGGTGCCAGTTTCCCCGTGAACTTATTGATGCGCGTCTTGGCAAATACACCCTTGCTAACACGCACCAGTCTTCCGTCGCTCACCATCTTTGCTAGCACCCGGCCCACCTGAGCAGTGCTACCGAGCCGCGCGACCTCAGAGCGCAAAATAGCGACACCTCTGCGCCGCCTTATTGAACGTACGATGCGGTCTTCAATGGTCATGGCTGAACATTGCCTGTAGCTTTTCCTTCAGTACTACCAGTACAGTCGGCTCCCCGGTTTGCATCAGTAGAGTCCAGCTTCTTGAGTAACTCGAGCAAGCTCACGTAGCGCCTTGCGCGCAATTCTCTGACGCTTGCGATAATAGGCCTCAGCTTTTGCGCGAAGCACGTGCCGCCGTCCCCGAATATGAAAGATTGGTCGCAGGACGTGCGTACGCAGCAGTGTTTCCTCAAGGCCGACTTCATAATCCGCCAAGGCACCGTCTTTACGCGCCCTAAGTCCGCAGTTGCAATCACACGCCGTCCGGACTCGCGGCCACCTGGCCACAGTTCAACTGTTACTCGCAGCATTTTCCCTCTCGTGAATCGCGTCGCGTGCACTTGCATTGCGCGGTCATCGCTTTCGAAGATGAGCGATAACACGTTTTGCAACATCAACTACTGTCCGGTGTTTGCCAACAGGCACCGTTTCCGCTTTGCGAAATGGGTCGGGCGCAAATATCGTATGTATGCGGATGAAGTCGTCTTTTGCGAGAATCTGCAAGCAAGCTTCAGGGACGGGTTGCGCGTGCCCTGCCGACTGGCGGGAGACAAACATGGTGTGTGTTCGATATTCGCGATACGGACCAAGTGGCCATTCGTAACCATGGTCATGAAGCGCCTTCGACGCGCGCTCCCACAGTGGCTTTCGAGGGTCAATCTCAGCTGTGGCCGTATAGAGCGGTTCGACACCATCAGGCTCGGTCTCGTGCTCTCCTTCGTAGAGTCTGACGGTAGTCCGCGAATATTCGACAGACCATGTCGTGCAATGAACGTTAAACATCGACCACCAGGAGCGGATTGAACCTGTCGTTTTCGAACGTCAGTTCTTTGGCACATTCGGCGGACTTCGCATATCGCGCGTATCCGGCCGCATTGCAAACAACACGGCAACGTCCGACCTTGAAATCCGACGAGATGTGAGTATGTCCGTGGACCCACAAGTCAACCGACTCGAGCAGCGGTGACAGGTCACTTGCAAAGGCCGCGTTCAGAAGGTCACCGTAAAATCGCGAGTCAACACAATGCGGATGGGGTGCGTGATGAGTGATAACAACGGTTTTGCCTGCAAATGGGTGAGCAAGTTCAGCTTCCAACCAGCGGCGCGCTTTCTGATGCTCTGCAAGGGCATGTGAAGGCAAGAACCGATTGCCGCCTCCAACGCGGATGAGCTGATGGTCGGGCATCGAATACTCAGCTTCGCGCATGGCAGCAGTGCGTTTTCCGTCCATTGCGTAATCCGTCCACAGGCAACAACCGAATACGCGCACACCTTCCATCTCACAAACGGACCGCTCGAGATATCGCACGACGCCCCCGCTTGCATTGCGTCCAAGCTCGCGAACAAGGCCCCAGTAGTGCGCGTTAATCACTTCATGGTTTCCATGCACGTACAAGACCGGGACTGGCCAATCCGCAAACGCCCTCAAACCGTGTGTGTGCGAATGGATGTCACCAGCGAGGATGAGCGCATCCGCGTCGACTGCTGGCTCGACGATTCGGTAGCCGGGAAAGGGTGAAAGCAGCTCAAGATGTAAATCGGACGCGACTTGGAAGCGCAATCACATCTCCCTCTTCTCATGAACAAACCGACGTTAGGCGAAAAAGTGAATCGTGCGCACAGCCACATCCCTTGCCAGCATGCACACGTCTTCGAGACTTAACCGCGGCATGAAAGGCGAATTGCTCGACGCCCACTCAGTCAATGTTCGCAGCGTCACGTCGTCTGCGGTGGTTAAGTCCAACATCGTTGCAGCAGCATTCACAACGGCTGTGCTTGGATGCTCGACTCGCTTTGACGACAATCCTGACGCCTCCGCGAGTTCGCAACAGCATAGGTAAGCGCTCTCGAAGGCGCACCGCATCCGCGTATGCACAGACAATCCGTTGTTGAACGCGCTGCACAGAAACTCGGCATCGGCGGCTATCCGGGGTCGACGATGCTCAATCTCGGAAAGTTGCCCGCTCGTCACGCCTCGCATGAGAGAACGGTCGACGCCGGAAGCATCCAAGCTTTCAGAAAGTGACATACGATTTACCTATGCTTGCCTTACCAAACATCTCGTGACGACTGGTCACGCTCTCGTCGACGAGCCCTTCGCCGATGTGCACGATTTCGCTGAACCGGATGTACAACGTCGGATTGGAAGGGTCCAGTTTTTGACGTTCATAAGGCGCGCTCATTCTTGTTTGCCCCGTCTAGTATTCCCCACCTCAGCGGGTCCGCCGGCCAAGTCGGGGCTTCGCGGCACCCCTGTGGCTCTCAGAATCGGAAGGTTCGTTAGCCCAACGGTCATCTGCCCGCCTCACTCTTGGTGGGCTCCGGTCGAATGGGAAAGTTCGCGCCGCTTTGCGTGCTTTCTCACGATTGACGCGTAACGCTCACGAAGCTTGTCGCCTTCATGTGCGAGGTGCGCTTCGAACAGGACCGCGCCGCGCACCAAGCTTTCGATGTCCTCATCCGACAAATCCTGGATGGTGGCAAGCGCGCCCTCGATGACAATTTGCGCCTCCGTCACATGTAGCCAAATCCGCTTTACGAGGTCGGCCTCGATGAGGAGAAGCTGTTCCACCCAATCTTTGCGCGGCAAGGAGGCTAGGTAATGGAACGTGCGTCGTAGGAGCCATTGGATGAAGTCGCCCCGCCATTTCGCCTCGCCCGACATCTCCGTTGGCGGCAGCTCAAACGTCGTCCCATCAATCTCGGCTATTTGCGGGATTCCAATTTGTGCCAGTGACCTTCGCGCCGAAGCTGGTGCGTGTACCAGAGAAACCGTATCCACATTGACTCCAGTGAGTTTTGTGCGACTGCGCTCGACTTTAGGCGGCCGTTCTCGACGGTTTTCGGCACCCGTCGAACCACTGACAGAGCGACAGCTCAAGAAAACTGCTCCATATTGACACACAGGATACTATCAATATGGATAGTCCACAATATGTAGAGCTGAACGCGTGTAGATTTGTAGTCTGGTTTTAGACATCCTTCGGGCATGTCTAAAACAGCCCCCGAACAAAACCCCATCCGTGGCTTGGTAGCAGCGAACCTAAAGCGGCTGCGCCGAGCAGCTGGATATTCTCAGGAAGGTCTGGCCGTCGCGGCCGGTTTTCACCGTACCTACGTGAGCCAGATAGAGCGCGGACGCATAAACGTCACCGTTGATGGGATATGGCGGCTAGCGGTGCTACTTAGGGTCGACGTGATGGAGTTCTTTTCACCGCTGGAGGACTAGCGGCGAAGTGCGTTGAGCGTGCCGAGAGGCACGTCACGGGATGCCGATGGCGTCGAGACAGAGCAGTCCTCGATTTCGCTGAAATGACGGGAACAGCAACGAACGTTACTTCGACGTACCTTCCTAAGACGGACGACCCGACCGCCCCATCGCGACCCACGTCTCAACGACATCGCTCCGCCAACGAAAAAGCTCTTGGTCGTAAAGCTCGGCGCGGGATGGAAGCAGCCAAGGGCGGTGTCTTGCTCGCACGATGATTGTGCGGACTGACAGGCCGAGAAGTTCGGCGAGCTCGTAAGCGTCCAGATACGTGTAAGTTTGCGGGTGAATGGCTTCCATGCGCTTTGTAGCGCAATCGTTTTAGTCATCAAAGTCCCGTGGAGACCCAAGAGCTTCCGGCCGCAGGATTTGCGTAGGTGATTGCCGCGTCGCACCTGGGACCCGCGCCCCTTCAGAGTTGCCTGACTGCTATCGGATGACGCAAACCGCCCGCCTTGGCTTCTGCTACATTGGAAGCGCCCAAAACAACGCCGAGTTGCAACGCGAATCGAATCTGCAGCCGCGCGAAAATGCGATGCTCCAAGGGGACGACGTGCACGTCGCAGCGCTTCGGATTCGCAATTTTCGAGGAATCCGCGAACTCGCGTGGTGCCCTCGCCAAAGTGTCAACTGTTTGATTGGCCCGGGCGATAGCTGCAACACGACTCTTCTCGATGCTACGGAGACATGAGTCGTCGCAGCACAGCGTGAAGCTAACAGCTTGTCCAGTGGGTCAAGATTCGCCTCTTACACTTGCCAGGACTGCGGGATGAGAGCCTCCCCGTTACGGAATTCAGGAAGTATATGCACGTACGCCATGTCCCTGAAGGTTTCTCGTGGCACGTGCTCGAAGACAATCATCTGGAACTCGGTCTTGTAGTCCCGATTCATCCGCGCGATAAAATTGTTGAGCAGATTGAAGGCAATCGATACCTTCTCGGTGTCGCTGTTTTTCAGCTTCACATTGTCGTCGGCCTTGTTGTCCGGATAGTAAGGGCGACTGGGCTGGTCGATGAT from Paraburkholderia aromaticivorans includes:
- a CDS encoding DUF6088 family protein; translated protein: MTIEDRIVRSIRRRRGVAILRSEVARLGSTAQVGRVLAKMVSDGRLVRVSKGVFAKTRINKFTGKLAPAAPFDVIAAQTFRKLRIEVWPGRLAREYNAGRTTQIPMAPLVSTGKRRIHRKIQVGSKTIKYENF
- a CDS encoding metallophosphoesterase family protein, with the protein product MRFQVASDLHLELLSPFPGYRIVEPAVDADALILAGDIHSHTHGLRAFADWPVPVLYVHGNHEVINAHYWGLVRELGRNASGGVVRYLERSVCEMEGVRVFGCCLWTDYAMDGKRTAAMREAEYSMPDHQLIRVGGGNRFLPSHALAEHQKARRWLEAELAHPFAGKTVVITHHAPHPHCVDSRFYGDLLNAAFASDLSPLLESVDLWVHGHTHISSDFKVGRCRVVCNAAGYARYAKSAECAKELTFENDRFNPLLVVDV
- a CDS encoding helix-turn-helix domain-containing protein, which translates into the protein MSKTAPEQNPIRGLVAANLKRLRRAAGYSQEGLAVAAGFHRTYVSQIERGRINVTVDGIWRLAVLLRVDVMEFFSPLED